In Porites lutea chromosome 1, jaPorLute2.1, whole genome shotgun sequence, a single genomic region encodes these proteins:
- the LOC140935807 gene encoding uncharacterized protein, whose protein sequence is MWKFADDTTVSEIVPPSKQSALQQAVDFIRSWSQENRLQLNPSKCKELQSCFTRSPPTHSPVELDGLAFESVNSAKVLGVTIRDDFKWNDHIFNVTSKAAKRLYLLSQLKRAGICASDLVLFYCSTIRSVLEYACQVFHSSLPYYLSEELERIQKRALRIIFPYASYNSALKEAGIPSLYDRRASLSSDLFNDIVLDINHKLAGLLPPKAEHHRQLRSNRKFNVPVCKTDRLKKSFIVSHSLRM, encoded by the coding sequence ATGTGGAAATTCGCCGATGACACTACTGTTTCGGAAATAGTACCACCATCCAAACAAAGCGCACTTCAGCAAGCTGTCGACTTTATCCGCTCCTGGTCTCAGGAGAACCGCCTGCAGCTGAATCCATCCAAATGTAAGGAGCTGCAGTCATGCTTTACGAGATCTCCTCCAACTCATTCTCCAGTTGAACTCGATGGCCTTGCTTTCGAGTCAGTCAACTCGGCTAAAGTGCTCGGCGTTACCATAAGAGATGATTTCAAATGGAACGATCACATCTTTAATGTAACCtcaaaggctgccaaaagaTTGTACCTCCTGAGTCAACTCAAACGAGCTGGTATCTGTGCGAgtgatcttgttttattttactgtagtACCATAAGATCGGTTTTAGAATACGCATGTCAAGTATTTCACTCCAGTCTTCCGTACTATTTATCCGAGGAGCTGGAACGTATTCAGAAGCGCGCCTTGCGCATTATCTTTCCTTATGCAAGCTACAACAGCGCGCTCAAAGAGGCAGGCATCCCCTCTCTTTATGACAGGCGAGCGTCTCTATCGTCTGATCTTTTTAACGACATTGTTCTTGACATTAATCACAAGCTCGCAGGTCTGCTCCCACCTAAAGCTGAGCACCATAGGCAGCTGCGCAGCAATAGAAAGTTTAACGTACCAGTGTGCAAGACTGAtcgtcttaaaaaatcttttattgttagccatagcctaagaatgtaa